Below is a genomic region from Pyrococcus kukulkanii.
AATACCCTCTCAAAGGTTATGTTTGCCTTGTGCATCTCCTCAATTGCCTCCTCTATTTTAGCCTCCGCAAGTGAAGAATTGCAGTTGAACTCATCCATTGAATGGGTGTAACCGTGAATTCCAACCTTAAAGCCTTCTTTCTCCAGCCCCCGTATTAGCTTAGTAAAGTTTTCATCCTTGCTTATCGGGTGGTTGCCTGCATGGTTCGGTATTATAAAAAGCATGGTTGAGTTTTGGTAGCCGAGATCTTTCAATAGCTCGGCTATCTCCCGAACATTTGAGGTGTACACAGGGCTAACGTCGTGAACTAGAACCATGAAGCCTCCTGTATACCTCGTTTGGCAGGGGGAATAGGTAAGCTCAATGAGGAATGTAATTAAGAGTCCGGTGAGCATTAGTAGGATAACTTTTCTCATGCTCTCACTCTGTATTCCAGAACTTCCTCACCCCTTTTAAGCCTCGGGTTTAACTAACTAACATGTACGCTATAGAAGTTGTCAATCTAGTAAAAAGATATGGAGACTTTGAAGCTCTCAAAGGAGTAACACTCAGGATAAAGGAAAATGAGATTTTTGCTCTCCTTGGTCCCAATGGTGCCGGGAAAACAACGGTCCTCAGGATAATCGCTGAGGGGCTTTCCTATGATTCTGGCGAAGTCAAAGTATTTGGAAGGAAACTTTCGCGAGAAGCTTTGAGGTTTATTGGCTACGTTCCCCAGGAAGATATACTTTACAACCTCCTAACAGTCGAGGAGAACCTCCAGTTTTACGCTGATTTATTCGACGCGCCGGCCGAGAGAATTGATGATTTAATTGAGAGATTTAGTCTGCCGAGGAAGAAGAAGGTTAGGGAACTGAGCGGGGGATTCAGGAAGAGACTCAGCATTGCAGTAACGCTCCTTCATGATCCGAGGATAATAATACTCGACGAGCCTTCCACAGGTTTGGATGTTCCCTCGAGGAGGGAGCTTTGGAGGATAATAAGGGAGCTGAAGGAGGAGGGCAAAACAATAATCCTAGCCACTCATTACATGGAGGAAGCTGAGGTTCTCTCCGATAGGGTCGCCATAATGAATGAGGGCAGAGTCATTGCTGTCGGCACAGTTGAAGAGCTTAAAAGGCTGGCCGGTCAGTCCAGCGTACTTCACATTGAGGGAACCATAGTGGGGGCTGAGAACCTCGGTAGCAACGTTCTGGTGAAGGAAAACTACGTTAGAATACCTGTGGAGGATCCCAGGAAGGAGTTGCCTAAGGTTATAGATGTTCTCCTAAAAAGCGGGAGTGAAATCAGGCTTGTGCGGGTGGAGGAGCCCACGTTGGAGGATGTT
It encodes:
- a CDS encoding ABC transporter ATP-binding protein → MYAIEVVNLVKRYGDFEALKGVTLRIKENEIFALLGPNGAGKTTVLRIIAEGLSYDSGEVKVFGRKLSREALRFIGYVPQEDILYNLLTVEENLQFYADLFDAPAERIDDLIERFSLPRKKKVRELSGGFRKRLSIAVTLLHDPRIIILDEPSTGLDVPSRRELWRIIRELKEEGKTIILATHYMEEAEVLSDRVAIMNEGRVIAVGTVEELKRLAGQSSVLHIEGTIVGAENLGSNVLVKENYVRIPVEDPRKELPKVIDVLLKSGSEIRLVRVEEPTLEDVFLKLTGRGLE
- a CDS encoding DUF2334 domain-containing protein, whose protein sequence is MRKVILLMLTGLLITFLIELTYSPCQTRYTGGFMVLVHDVSPVYTSNVREIAELLKDLGYQNSTMLFIIPNHAGNHPISKDENFTKLIRGLEKEGFKVGIHGYTHSMDEFNCNSSLAEAKIEEAIEEMHKANITFERVFIPPQYSISQDALKVLLKNNFTVILKDKIYYPNGSCAKIANREYTWYASNWSLGIRLFIAKLNYRLHSDNFMLSIHPKAVNHGCGMEFLRKFLEWLKLNVQKANS